One stretch of Chryseobacterium indologenes DNA includes these proteins:
- a CDS encoding T9SS type A sorting domain-containing protein, with amino-acid sequence MKKIYLSACTVCTVLGLSAQEVLWQKDIKSSTQDFLSQVTTTIDQQYLITGSSIQSGKLQPGRQQNNGYDFHLVKLNPQGEEAWEKYFSGNNHDYLSATVSTQDGGFLVAGTSYSGKGLDKKEDSKGGSDIWLIRINEFGDELWQKTLGTSSDEESKAVIQSTDLGFFVAGNVQNSSQGYGSKDVWITRLDKDGNELSQLILGGKGLDEIEKMIPTKDGGALLGIYSRSSEVRVSGGSGMRDAGSVSAVQNSNPKPRNTNPVSRISKQSENFGEGDYWIVKLDKTGKVEWEKNFGGKGDDHIRTLALTSNGYIIGGESRSERSGNKTVGIEEGTDLWLISLNERGEEQWQKSYNFKNRDILMGISVIQSQESRAKNQEITKGILLGGYTQAEGRIEKDDETFWMLYLDGNGNEQWRKHVAGESRQKEERLSDLKLNRDGSIILAGTSAKELGKENWKIVKLGDKQVGDLIEKYDIKIYPNPVSDYAYVEIGYDFKEADIMLYDMSGRQLQNFKTKNGVTKINTQALVQGVYLVTIKTDTNKTANAKLIKK; translated from the coding sequence ATGAAAAAAATCTATCTCAGTGCATGTACTGTATGCACCGTTCTTGGGCTGTCTGCCCAGGAAGTTCTGTGGCAGAAAGACATCAAATCCTCCACTCAGGATTTTCTAAGCCAGGTGACTACCACAATTGATCAGCAGTATCTGATTACGGGAAGCTCAATACAGAGCGGCAAACTCCAACCAGGCCGCCAACAAAACAACGGTTATGATTTCCATCTGGTGAAGCTGAATCCGCAGGGAGAAGAAGCCTGGGAAAAGTATTTCTCAGGAAACAATCACGATTATTTATCAGCAACAGTCTCTACTCAGGACGGTGGATTTCTTGTAGCCGGAACCTCTTATTCAGGAAAAGGACTGGATAAGAAAGAGGATTCCAAAGGTGGATCAGATATCTGGCTGATCAGGATCAATGAATTTGGAGATGAATTATGGCAGAAAACATTAGGAACCTCTTCTGATGAAGAATCCAAAGCCGTTATTCAAAGTACAGACCTGGGCTTTTTTGTGGCCGGAAACGTCCAAAACTCATCTCAAGGTTACGGTTCTAAAGATGTCTGGATCACCAGACTCGACAAAGATGGCAATGAACTCTCCCAACTGATTTTAGGTGGAAAAGGCCTGGATGAAATTGAAAAGATGATTCCCACAAAAGATGGTGGGGCCTTATTGGGAATTTATTCAAGAAGTTCCGAGGTCCGTGTTTCGGGAGGTTCCGGGATGCGAGATGCGGGTTCCGTGTCAGCCGTTCAAAACTCGAATCCCAAACCTCGGAACACAAACCCCGTATCCCGCATCTCGAAACAAAGCGAAAACTTCGGAGAAGGCGACTATTGGATTGTCAAACTGGATAAAACCGGAAAAGTAGAATGGGAAAAGAACTTCGGGGGTAAAGGAGATGATCATATCAGAACGTTGGCCCTAACATCTAACGGTTATATCATCGGTGGAGAGTCCCGCTCTGAAAGATCAGGAAACAAAACGGTAGGAATTGAAGAAGGAACAGATCTTTGGCTGATTTCCCTAAATGAAAGAGGTGAAGAACAGTGGCAGAAGTCCTACAACTTTAAAAACAGGGATATTTTGATGGGAATAAGTGTGATACAGAGTCAAGAGTCAAGAGCCAAGAATCAAGAGATCACCAAAGGAATCTTATTGGGTGGTTATACCCAGGCAGAAGGAAGAATAGAAAAAGATGATGAGACCTTCTGGATGCTGTATCTGGATGGGAATGGTAATGAGCAATGGCGAAAACACGTGGCAGGCGAATCCAGACAGAAAGAAGAAAGGCTTTCAGACTTGAAGCTAAACCGTGATGGCTCCATAATCCTTGCCGGAACGAGTGCTAAGGAACTGGGAAAAGAAAACTGGAAAATTGTAAAGCTGGGTGACAAGCAGGTGGGTGATCTGATTGAAAAATATGATATCAAGATCTACCCGAATCCGGTATCAGATTATGCTTATGTAGAAATAGGTTATGACTTTAAAGAAGCTGATATTATGTTGTATGATATGAGCGGAAGACAGCTTCAGAACTTCAAAACCAAGAACGGGGTTACCAAGATCAATACGCAGGCTTTGGTACAAGGAGTGTATTTAGTAACCATAAAAACAGATACTAACAAAACAGCGAATGCAAAGCTGATTAAGAAATAA
- the bglX gene encoding beta-glucosidase BglX — MKKLIVLATLALSPVFSAQEMVDKPVQSYQTAQYQAKKKAFVDNLLSKMTLDEKIGQMNLPTSGDFTTGMAQSSDIGKKVEQGLVGGLFNIKGADKIKAVQKVAVEKSRLKIPMIFGMDVIHGYETTFPIPLGLAASWDMNLVQQSAKVAAREAASDGINWTFSPMVDISREPRWGRVSEGSGEDPYLGSEISKNMVYGYQGKDLANGTNILACVKHFALYGAGESGRDYNTVDMSHVRMFNEYFPPYKAAVDAGVASVMASFNEVDGVPATGNRWLQTEVLRNQWKFKGFVVTDYTGINEMVDHGMGDLQQVSALALKAGVDMDMVGEGFLTTLKKSLSEGKVTQAEIDMAARRILEAKYDLGLFDNPYKHGDAKLAAKEVYNLENRNIARNVAAQSMVLLKNENQVLPLKKSGTVAVIGPLVNNSINMAGTWSVATKHSVSVNLMQGLQANYGKEVKFLSAKGANIDYDAKLEEIYAAHGKKTDRDNRSKETLLKEAVDIANKADVIVLAIGESAEMSGESSSRSEITIPQSQVDLLNELKKTGKPIAMILFTGRPLALTNVKDTPDAILNAWFPGSEAGNAMADVLFGKVNPSGKLPMTFPRSLGQIPIYYNAKNTGRPLDQKLTDKCEYQRFRSNYMDECNTPLYAFGYGLSYTKFNYSEISISNLSPKGNQEIQASVTITNTGNYDGAEVVQLYIRDLVGSITRPVKELKGFQKIFLKKGESKTVTFTITPENLKFYNGDFKYDWESGEFDIMIGTSSDEVKHTKITWTK, encoded by the coding sequence ATGAAAAAGTTAATTGTACTTGCAACCCTGGCCCTTTCGCCGGTGTTTTCCGCTCAGGAAATGGTAGACAAGCCTGTACAGTCCTATCAGACTGCACAATACCAGGCTAAGAAGAAAGCCTTTGTAGACAATCTTTTATCTAAAATGACCCTGGATGAGAAAATCGGTCAGATGAACTTGCCCACTTCCGGAGATTTTACTACCGGAATGGCTCAGAGTTCAGATATCGGGAAAAAAGTAGAACAAGGTTTAGTAGGAGGGTTATTTAATATAAAAGGAGCAGATAAAATTAAAGCCGTTCAGAAAGTAGCGGTAGAAAAGAGTCGTTTGAAAATTCCAATGATCTTCGGGATGGATGTTATTCATGGATATGAAACTACCTTTCCCATTCCATTAGGATTAGCAGCTTCATGGGATATGAATCTTGTACAGCAATCTGCAAAAGTTGCCGCAAGAGAAGCCGCTTCTGATGGAATTAACTGGACGTTTTCGCCAATGGTGGATATTTCCCGTGAACCGAGATGGGGAAGAGTTTCTGAAGGTTCCGGAGAAGATCCATATTTAGGAAGTGAAATCTCAAAAAATATGGTATATGGCTATCAGGGGAAAGATCTGGCTAATGGTACTAATATACTAGCTTGTGTAAAACACTTTGCATTGTATGGAGCTGGAGAATCAGGAAGGGATTATAATACAGTGGATATGAGCCACGTGAGAATGTTTAACGAATATTTTCCACCTTACAAAGCAGCTGTGGATGCTGGAGTAGCTTCAGTAATGGCTTCTTTCAATGAAGTGGATGGTGTTCCTGCTACGGGAAACAGATGGCTGCAGACTGAAGTATTGAGAAATCAATGGAAATTCAAAGGATTTGTAGTCACTGATTATACAGGGATTAATGAAATGGTTGACCATGGAATGGGTGATCTTCAGCAGGTTTCAGCATTGGCTTTAAAAGCAGGAGTTGATATGGATATGGTAGGAGAAGGATTTTTAACCACTTTAAAAAAATCTCTATCCGAAGGGAAAGTGACTCAGGCTGAGATTGATATGGCAGCCAGAAGAATCCTTGAAGCAAAATATGATTTAGGCCTGTTTGATAATCCATACAAACACGGAGATGCAAAATTAGCCGCTAAAGAAGTGTACAACCTGGAAAATCGTAATATTGCAAGAAATGTAGCTGCCCAGTCAATGGTTTTACTGAAAAATGAAAATCAGGTATTGCCCTTAAAAAAATCAGGAACCGTTGCAGTAATTGGTCCATTGGTAAATAATTCAATAAACATGGCAGGAACCTGGAGTGTTGCTACAAAACACAGTGTTTCAGTTAACTTAATGCAGGGGCTTCAGGCAAATTATGGTAAAGAAGTGAAATTCCTTTCCGCAAAAGGAGCCAACATTGATTACGATGCAAAACTGGAAGAAATCTATGCCGCTCACGGAAAGAAAACCGATAGAGACAACCGCTCAAAAGAAACATTGTTAAAAGAAGCAGTAGATATTGCCAATAAAGCCGATGTTATTGTTCTCGCCATTGGAGAATCTGCAGAAATGAGTGGCGAATCTTCATCAAGATCAGAAATTACCATTCCTCAATCACAGGTTGACCTGCTCAATGAATTGAAAAAGACCGGAAAGCCAATCGCAATGATTCTTTTCACGGGTCGTCCTTTAGCATTAACGAATGTAAAAGATACTCCTGATGCCATTCTTAACGCATGGTTCCCAGGTTCAGAAGCAGGAAATGCCATGGCCGATGTTCTTTTCGGAAAAGTAAACCCATCAGGAAAACTTCCGATGACCTTCCCAAGAAGTTTAGGGCAGATTCCTATTTATTATAATGCTAAAAATACAGGCCGTCCATTAGATCAGAAATTGACTGATAAATGTGAATACCAAAGATTCCGTTCCAATTATATGGATGAGTGCAATACGCCATTGTATGCATTTGGATATGGATTAAGCTATACTAAGTTCAATTATTCGGAGATCAGTATTTCTAATCTCAGCCCTAAAGGAAATCAAGAGATTCAGGCTTCTGTTACCATAACCAATACCGGAAATTATGATGGTGCTGAGGTAGTCCAGTTGTACATCAGAGATTTGGTGGGAAGTATAACAAGACCAGTAAAAGAACTCAAAGGCTTCCAGAAAATATTTTTGAAAAAAGGAGAATCTAAAACAGTAACCTTTACCATTACCCCAGAAAACCTGAAATTCTATAATGGAGATTTTAAATACGACTGGGAATCAGGAGAGTTTGATATTATGATTGGAACCAGTTCCGATGAGGTAAAGCATACAAAGATTACCTGGACAAAATAA
- a CDS encoding prolyl oligopeptidase family serine peptidase, with protein MNLKHIPLLLLPFFLPLNAQEIKAELNKEFKRQEKMSYILDYPKNTKGNVPLIVFLHGSGERGNNLELVKAHSPFTYKNLIKEPVAILAPQCPADTWWDTITVYHLIKDIQKKYKIDASRIYLTGLSMGGWGTLKLAMEHPEMFAAVASVCAPTDQVMTANIQQFKDLNMKIFHGGMDDIVLPENAFKFYQKLHPVNPTAELVIFPNDNHNSWDSAYSNPLLYEWILSKKKDK; from the coding sequence ATGAATTTAAAACATATTCCCCTTTTACTACTGCCATTTTTCTTACCGCTGAATGCCCAGGAAATAAAAGCAGAACTGAATAAAGAGTTTAAGCGACAGGAAAAAATGTCTTATATCCTGGATTATCCTAAAAATACCAAAGGAAATGTTCCTTTGATTGTTTTCCTTCATGGTTCAGGAGAAAGAGGAAATAATTTAGAATTGGTAAAAGCGCATAGTCCGTTCACTTATAAAAATCTGATTAAGGAACCGGTGGCTATTTTGGCACCACAATGTCCGGCAGATACCTGGTGGGATACCATTACTGTATATCATCTGATTAAGGATATCCAGAAAAAGTATAAAATTGATGCCTCCAGAATTTATTTGACAGGACTCTCCATGGGAGGATGGGGGACTTTAAAGCTGGCGATGGAGCATCCTGAAATGTTTGCAGCAGTAGCTTCAGTTTGTGCTCCTACAGATCAGGTAATGACCGCCAATATCCAACAATTTAAAGATTTGAATATGAAAATATTTCATGGTGGAATGGATGATATTGTATTGCCGGAGAATGCTTTTAAGTTTTATCAAAAGCTTCACCCTGTAAATCCCACAGCAGAATTGGTGATTTTCCCGAATGATAATCATAATTCATGGGATTCAGCCTATTCAAATCCTTTGTTGTATGAATGGATACTTTCTAAAAAGAAAGATAAGTAG
- a CDS encoding glucoamylase family protein, translating to MKRTLLSIAVTSLFFAYSCKNGQVLKPQIVTNNGVKNTITDEQLMDTVQKDALKYFWDYAEPNSMLGRERYHEDNIYPDNDKHVITTGGSGFGLATLLVGVERGFIPRKEAVKRFTHIMDFLAKADRHKGAWSHWINGETGKTVPFGKKDNGGDLVETAFLTSGILMVREYFKNGNTEEKALAAKCDELWKGIQWNWYTKGGEKVLYWHWSPEYQWEMNFPLEGYNECLITYILAASSPTYSIDAETYYKGWTRNGTYLTDKTKYGLPLYVKHNYAEEYGGPLFWAQYSYIGLDPTELSDKLVKNYFDINKNQTLIDYRYCVENPKQWKGYGPNYWGLTAGYTRNEDGSTGYTAHMPGNDNGVITPTAALSSFPYTPKESMNFLRFIYTQKPEFIGSAGPYDATSINYNNWFTPRYLAIDQGTIAPMIENYRTGFLWKLFMNAPEIQQGLKKLSFKSSKYGIK from the coding sequence ATGAAAAGGACCCTATTATCAATTGCCGTAACTTCTTTATTCTTTGCTTATTCCTGTAAAAATGGTCAGGTTTTAAAACCGCAGATCGTTACAAATAATGGAGTTAAAAATACCATTACAGATGAACAATTGATGGATACAGTGCAGAAAGATGCCCTGAAATATTTTTGGGACTATGCTGAACCTAATTCAATGTTGGGAAGAGAGCGTTATCATGAAGACAATATCTATCCGGATAACGATAAACATGTTATCACAACAGGTGGTTCAGGATTTGGATTGGCCACTTTATTGGTAGGAGTGGAGAGAGGATTCATTCCAAGAAAAGAAGCGGTGAAAAGATTTACCCACATCATGGATTTTCTGGCAAAAGCAGACCGTCACAAAGGAGCCTGGTCACACTGGATCAATGGTGAAACGGGAAAAACCGTTCCATTTGGAAAAAAAGATAACGGGGGAGACCTTGTAGAAACGGCATTCCTTACCTCAGGAATACTGATGGTTCGGGAATACTTTAAAAACGGAAATACAGAAGAAAAAGCTTTAGCAGCAAAATGTGATGAACTTTGGAAAGGGATTCAATGGAATTGGTACACCAAAGGCGGAGAAAAAGTATTGTACTGGCATTGGTCACCGGAATACCAATGGGAAATGAATTTTCCATTAGAAGGCTATAACGAATGTCTGATTACTTACATTCTTGCAGCATCTTCACCTACGTATTCCATAGATGCTGAAACTTATTATAAAGGATGGACGAGAAATGGAACCTATCTTACAGACAAAACAAAATACGGATTACCTCTGTATGTAAAGCATAACTATGCCGAAGAATACGGCGGTCCTCTTTTCTGGGCGCAATATTCCTATATTGGGCTTGATCCTACAGAATTATCCGATAAACTGGTAAAAAACTATTTTGATATTAATAAAAATCAAACCCTTATTGATTACAGATACTGTGTTGAAAATCCAAAACAATGGAAAGGCTATGGTCCTAACTATTGGGGGTTAACAGCTGGTTATACAAGAAATGAAGATGGTAGTACAGGTTACACCGCTCACATGCCGGGAAATGATAATGGAGTGATTACGCCAACAGCCGCTTTGAGCAGTTTTCCGTATACACCAAAAGAATCGATGAACTTTCTAAGATTCATTTATACCCAAAAACCTGAATTTATTGGATCCGCAGGTCCTTATGATGCAACTTCCATTAATTATAACAACTGGTTTACCCCAAGATATCTGGCTATCGACCAGGGAACAATTGCTCCTATGATTGAAAATTACAGAACTGGTTTTCTTTGGAAACTCTTTATGAACGCTCCGGAAATTCAACAGGGATTAAAAAAACTGAGTTTCAAATCTTCGAAATACGGAATAAAATAA
- a CDS encoding RagB/SusD family nutrient uptake outer membrane protein, with product MNKKYIIAAAFLILGAVNQSCSNDFIEVSPTESIPESNLDIYNNNEGASSFVTAIYAKFLDWNMSTFAWIGVTSIVSDDADKGSSPGDTGSDKDILDALNFTPSTPSFKELFASNYQGINRANQALKYIPALDKADPELRKRLIGEAKFLRAFMYFTLVRSFGGVPLVDHVPVSGVEEDKRMTLTRKSKDEIYAFIEKDLKDAIEALPGKSTYTGNNVGRASVGAAHALLAKVYLYQKKWQLAVDECDKVTGYSLTPIFQDIYKVSGENNAESVFEINGSGGTAGRAIQQYSQVQGARGTTGWGWGFATPTQGLYDAYTADDTRRDATIIHKDMTLYDGYYVGPFVENKFYNYKAYSSNYRSSGATDVNIRYLRYAEVLLIKAEALNELGQISVAIPLLNQVRNRAGIGDTTATTQADVRTAIWKERRLELAFEHDRWFDLVRTGQAQAAMAADGGKVFQVGKHELFPLPQDFIMESGGLSQQNPGY from the coding sequence ATGAATAAGAAATATATCATAGCAGCAGCATTTTTAATTTTAGGTGCTGTAAACCAAAGCTGTAGTAATGATTTTATAGAAGTTTCTCCTACGGAATCTATTCCTGAGAGTAATTTAGATATTTATAATAATAATGAAGGAGCTAGTAGTTTTGTAACGGCTATCTATGCAAAGTTCTTAGATTGGAATATGAGCACATTCGCATGGATAGGAGTTACTTCTATTGTATCGGATGATGCAGATAAAGGATCAAGTCCTGGAGATACAGGCTCAGATAAGGATATTCTTGATGCCTTGAATTTTACACCATCTACACCATCTTTCAAGGAACTTTTCGCTTCTAATTATCAAGGGATAAATAGAGCAAACCAGGCATTAAAATATATTCCTGCATTAGATAAGGCTGATCCTGAATTACGTAAAAGATTAATAGGGGAAGCCAAATTCCTACGTGCTTTTATGTATTTTACTTTAGTTCGCTCATTTGGTGGCGTTCCATTAGTAGATCATGTCCCTGTTTCAGGAGTTGAGGAAGATAAGAGAATGACATTGACAAGAAAGAGTAAAGACGAGATTTATGCATTCATCGAAAAGGATTTAAAAGATGCTATTGAGGCTCTTCCGGGGAAGTCTACATACACAGGAAATAATGTAGGAAGAGCTTCTGTAGGGGCTGCACATGCTCTTTTGGCTAAAGTATATCTTTATCAGAAAAAATGGCAGCTTGCTGTGGATGAATGTGATAAAGTTACAGGATATTCATTGACTCCGATTTTCCAAGATATTTATAAAGTTTCAGGAGAGAATAATGCTGAATCAGTTTTTGAAATCAATGGAAGTGGAGGAACTGCAGGAAGAGCCATTCAGCAATACAGCCAGGTACAGGGAGCTAGAGGTACAACAGGCTGGGGTTGGGGATTTGCAACTCCTACACAAGGGTTATATGATGCTTATACAGCTGATGATACAAGAAGAGATGCAACTATAATCCATAAGGATATGACATTATATGATGGATATTATGTGGGACCTTTTGTAGAAAACAAGTTTTATAATTATAAAGCATATTCATCCAATTATAGAAGTTCAGGGGCTACAGATGTAAATATTCGTTATTTAAGATATGCTGAGGTATTACTAATAAAGGCTGAAGCTCTTAACGAACTGGGACAAATAAGTGTAGCTATTCCATTGTTAAATCAGGTAAGAAATAGAGCTGGAATCGGAGATACTACTGCCACAACACAAGCAGATGTAAGAACAGCAATCTGGAAAGAAAGAAGATTAGAATTGGCTTTTGAGCACGATAGATGGTTTGATTTAGTAAGAACCGGACAGGCTCAAGCAGCGATGGCAGCCGATGGAGGAAAAGTATTCCAAGTTGGAAAACATGAATTATTTCCACTTCCTCAGGATTTTATTATGGAATCAGGAGGTCTGTCTCAACAAAACCCAGGATATTAA
- a CDS encoding SusC/RagA family TonB-linked outer membrane protein translates to MKQSNLKYPCLIAVLYFGMNVNAQVTKDTAKVQKIDEVVMIGYGSRKKVDNTTSISSISAEEVTKTKVLNASQAIQGKAAGVQVVASDMPGSTPTVTIRGLGTVLGGRTPLYVVDGMYVNNINNINTNDILTYDILKDAAALAIYGNRAANGVIIITTKTGKGKLNVTYDGLIGVRTPLKTVKMANSQQFVPYNNIGLAAESKGLLNPDQPYNTNWFKEITRTGIYNQHNVAISGSSDAVKYFLSFSNYDEQSILKGTDYNRTTVRTNNEYRISKGIRLSQNLSVTFTHDTPKSLGVFTTAYKQSPLVPVYYPNGQWGQPIYDAQGNISYTGGRFNNVGNPMQQLFFDNQKGKSFILQGGLKLDADIIAGLKFTSQFNGEYGTSKYYNFTDSRAIWLANDPMRTIAQYSSTDPINRLMNKNIDYYNWVLSNYLTYTKKIDNHDFEIVVGTEASVNSGLSTLIMNRKNLPAQADYWNTSNTDYYGYLFSDDNTKALESIQGDKNTTISYFGRLQYKFMNRYLLSATVRRDGSSQFADGHKWGTFPSFGAGWIVSEEDFMKDSFIKTLKLRGGWGRIANQKVPLNYLPLLSGATYNYGFGASAVSNGVTVNKGYDPELGWEVTDETSVGLDFGLFDNRLTGTFDLYNRETKNIILAVKPYMTTGISEDNYSHMGSVVNKGTEISLNWADKIGQDFTYSIGANYSYNKNELTSMNTSKPVSQVVGGGLGNGQDTKYFNAQTVGNPLGSFFLWEFDGYDANGNMKFKDLNGNGVTGSADAGDRRFVGSYIPKSTLGINISMTYKNWDFALNGYGAFGFSVYNGKKAQRISGENIEASVADNYWTANNTNAANPAPNTKIPIASTFFLEKGDYFRINNISVGYTFKNITDYLRSVKLYVSAINPVVFQKYSGYTSELSGYNPADPSTEGNPYKGAGVELDNYPTLRSFVFGVNLNF, encoded by the coding sequence ATGAAACAAAGTAATTTAAAGTATCCATGCCTCATCGCAGTTTTATACTTCGGGATGAACGTGAATGCACAGGTTACAAAAGACACTGCCAAAGTTCAGAAGATTGACGAAGTAGTCATGATTGGATATGGTAGCCGTAAGAAAGTGGATAATACAACATCCATCAGCTCTATCAGTGCAGAAGAAGTAACCAAAACAAAAGTTCTGAATGCTTCACAGGCTATTCAGGGTAAAGCGGCCGGAGTACAGGTTGTGGCATCTGATATGCCGGGATCCACACCTACAGTAACTATTAGAGGGTTAGGAACCGTATTAGGAGGGAGAACACCATTATATGTAGTGGATGGGATGTATGTAAATAATATTAATAATATCAATACCAATGATATTTTAACCTATGACATTCTTAAAGATGCTGCTGCATTAGCAATTTATGGAAATAGAGCTGCAAACGGTGTTATTATTATTACTACAAAGACTGGAAAAGGAAAGCTTAATGTAACTTATGATGGATTAATAGGGGTGAGAACTCCTTTAAAAACTGTGAAAATGGCTAATAGCCAGCAGTTCGTTCCTTATAACAATATTGGGCTGGCTGCAGAAAGTAAAGGACTCTTAAATCCTGACCAGCCATATAATACGAACTGGTTTAAAGAAATAACAAGAACAGGAATTTATAATCAACATAATGTGGCTATTTCTGGGTCATCAGATGCTGTGAAATATTTCTTAAGCTTCAGTAATTATGATGAACAGTCAATTCTTAAAGGAACAGATTATAATAGAACTACAGTAAGGACAAATAATGAATATAGAATTTCCAAAGGAATTCGTTTATCACAGAATCTAAGTGTAACATTCACTCATGATACACCAAAATCTTTAGGAGTCTTTACAACAGCTTACAAACAATCTCCTTTAGTACCTGTATATTATCCAAATGGACAATGGGGACAACCTATTTATGATGCACAAGGGAATATCAGCTATACAGGAGGGCGTTTTAATAATGTAGGGAACCCTATGCAACAACTGTTTTTTGATAATCAGAAAGGAAAAAGTTTTATTCTTCAGGGGGGGCTGAAACTAGATGCAGATATCATAGCTGGATTGAAATTTACATCTCAGTTTAATGGAGAATATGGTACATCCAAATATTATAATTTTACAGACAGCAGAGCTATATGGCTAGCAAATGATCCTATGCGGACAATTGCTCAGTATTCTTCTACTGATCCCATTAATAGACTGATGAATAAGAATATTGACTATTATAACTGGGTGTTGAGTAATTATCTTACATATACTAAGAAGATTGATAATCATGATTTTGAGATTGTAGTTGGTACTGAAGCTTCTGTAAACAGTGGATTGAGTACATTGATTATGAACAGAAAAAATCTTCCAGCCCAGGCAGATTATTGGAATACATCAAACACGGATTACTACGGTTATCTTTTTAGCGATGATAATACTAAAGCTCTTGAATCTATTCAAGGTGATAAAAATACTACGATTTCATATTTCGGAAGATTACAGTACAAATTCATGAATCGTTATCTTTTAAGTGCTACAGTAAGACGTGACGGATCTTCGCAGTTTGCCGACGGTCACAAATGGGGTACATTCCCTTCTTTCGGAGCTGGATGGATTGTTTCAGAAGAGGATTTTATGAAGGATAGCTTCATTAAGACTTTGAAATTGAGAGGAGGATGGGGTAGAATAGCAAATCAAAAAGTTCCGCTTAATTATTTGCCGCTATTATCAGGAGCCACATATAATTATGGTTTTGGAGCTTCTGCAGTAAGTAATGGAGTTACAGTAAATAAAGGTTATGATCCTGAATTAGGCTGGGAAGTTACTGATGAAACATCAGTAGGATTGGATTTTGGATTATTTGATAATAGATTGACAGGTACATTTGATCTTTATAATAGAGAAACAAAAAACATTATTCTTGCAGTTAAACCTTATATGACAACAGGTATTTCCGAGGATAATTATTCTCACATGGGAAGCGTTGTCAATAAAGGTACCGAGATTAGCCTTAACTGGGCTGATAAGATTGGACAGGACTTCACTTATTCTATTGGAGCCAATTATTCTTATAATAAAAACGAACTTACAAGCATGAATACTTCAAAACCAGTATCTCAGGTTGTAGGTGGTGGTTTAGGAAATGGACAGGACACTAAATATTTTAATGCACAGACAGTAGGTAACCCTTTGGGGAGTTTCTTCTTATGGGAGTTTGATGGATATGACGCCAATGGAAATATGAAGTTTAAAGATCTTAATGGAAACGGAGTTACTGGAAGTGCAGATGCTGGTGACAGACGTTTTGTAGGATCATATATTCCGAAATCTACTTTGGGTATTAATATTTCAATGACTTATAAAAACTGGGATTTTGCATTGAATGGTTATGGAGCATTTGGTTTTAGCGTATATAATGGTAAAAAAGCACAAAGGATCAGTGGAGAAAATATTGAAGCTTCAGTAGCAGATAACTATTGGACTGCTAATAATACAAATGCAGCTAACCCTGCGCCAAATACTAAAATTCCTATTGCTTCAACTTTCTTTTTAGAGAAAGGGGATTATTTTAGAATCAATAATATCTCAGTAGGGTATACATTTAAAAATATAACTGATTATCTGAGATCTGTGAAGCTGTATGTAAGTGCAATTAACCCTGTAGTATTTCAAAAGTACTCAGGATATACCTCTGAATTATCTGGATATAACCCGGCAGATCCCTCCACTGAAGGGAATCCCTATAAAGGAGCAGGAGTTGAACTGGATAATTATCCTACTTTAAGATCTTTTGTATTTGGTGTTAACCTAAACTTTTAG